A single genomic interval of Tsukamurella paurometabola harbors:
- a CDS encoding winged helix-turn-helix domain-containing protein has product MDLILLTSDREPDTVLPSLSLLPHTVRTLPADVSSLLDVGPAEVALVDARSDLVTARGLCRLLGSTGGGRMAVVAVLTEGGLVAANADWGLDDFLLPTIGPAEIDARLRLVVARRDAGGEDEVADKVTLGELVIDEGTYTARLRGKPLDLTYKEFELLKFLAQNVGRVFTRAQLLQEVWGYDFFGGTRTVDVHVRRLRAKLGAEHEGMIGTVRNVGYKAVRPVRGKGERPVEDMEPTDEDLEEA; this is encoded by the coding sequence GTGGATCTGATCCTGCTCACATCCGACCGGGAGCCGGACACGGTGCTGCCGTCGCTGTCGCTGCTGCCGCACACGGTGCGGACGCTGCCCGCGGACGTCTCCTCCCTGCTGGATGTCGGCCCGGCGGAGGTCGCGCTCGTGGACGCGCGCTCGGACCTGGTGACCGCGCGCGGGCTGTGCCGGCTGCTCGGCAGCACGGGCGGGGGCCGGATGGCCGTGGTCGCGGTGCTCACCGAGGGCGGCCTGGTCGCCGCCAACGCGGACTGGGGGCTGGACGACTTCCTCCTGCCGACGATCGGGCCCGCCGAGATCGACGCCCGACTCCGGCTCGTCGTGGCGCGCCGCGACGCCGGCGGCGAGGACGAGGTCGCGGACAAGGTGACGCTCGGCGAGCTCGTCATCGACGAGGGCACCTACACCGCGCGCCTGCGCGGCAAGCCGCTCGACCTCACCTACAAGGAGTTCGAGCTGCTCAAGTTCCTCGCGCAGAACGTGGGCCGCGTCTTCACCCGCGCCCAGCTGCTGCAGGAGGTGTGGGGTTACGACTTCTTCGGCGGCACCCGCACCGTCGACGTGCACGTCCGGCGCCTGCGCGCCAAGCTGGGCGCCGAGCACGAGGGCATGATCGGCACGGTCCGTAACGTGGGCTACAAGGCGGTGCGGCCCGTGCGCGGCAAGGGGGAGCGCCCCGTCGAGGACATGGAACCGACCGACGAGGATCTCGAGGAGGCCTGA
- the mshD gene encoding mycothiol synthase: protein MVDVVRGPVADPEAVLALAAAAAEADGIGPLSEQFRLGVTGDGPHVIAPGADGAPAGYAGIVVPPAGGPGAAEAVVAPSSRRRGLGRALVSAALDLAGDGGTVWAHGDLPAARALAADLGLTAVRTLLNLRRPLAGPDPAPPAPEGVTVRTYAGPADDDALLAVNNAAFSWHPEQGGWSHAQVDERTSADWFDPAGLFLAVDESGTGSGPEVADGRLVGFHWTKVADPAAGLGEVYIVAVDPAGQGRGLGRLLTAVGIEYLAGRGLAEVELYVEGDNTAALRTYTGLGFEERERHVAYALR, encoded by the coding sequence ATGGTCGACGTGGTGCGCGGCCCGGTCGCCGACCCGGAGGCCGTGCTGGCCCTCGCCGCCGCAGCCGCGGAGGCCGACGGCATCGGCCCCCTCTCCGAGCAGTTCCGCCTCGGCGTCACGGGCGACGGCCCGCACGTCATCGCGCCGGGCGCCGACGGCGCGCCCGCCGGCTACGCGGGCATCGTCGTCCCGCCCGCGGGCGGCCCCGGCGCGGCCGAGGCGGTCGTGGCACCGTCGTCGCGCCGACGGGGCCTGGGGCGTGCGCTCGTCTCCGCGGCACTGGACCTCGCTGGGGACGGCGGCACCGTCTGGGCGCACGGGGACCTGCCCGCCGCCCGCGCCCTCGCCGCGGACCTCGGCCTCACGGCCGTGCGCACCCTGCTCAACCTGCGTCGCCCGCTCGCCGGCCCGGATCCGGCCCCGCCGGCGCCGGAGGGCGTCACCGTGCGCACGTACGCCGGGCCGGCCGACGACGACGCGCTCCTCGCGGTGAACAACGCCGCCTTCTCCTGGCACCCCGAACAGGGCGGCTGGAGCCACGCGCAGGTCGACGAGCGGACCTCCGCCGACTGGTTCGACCCGGCGGGGCTGTTCCTGGCCGTGGACGAATCCGGCACCGGGAGCGGACCGGAGGTCGCCGACGGCCGGCTGGTGGGCTTCCACTGGACCAAGGTCGCGGACCCCGCCGCCGGTCTCGGCGAGGTGTACATCGTGGCGGTCGACCCCGCCGGCCAGGGGCGCGGGCTGGGGCGGCTGCTGACGGCCGTCGGGATCGAGTACCTCGCCGGACGGGGCCTCGCGGAGGTGGAGCTGTACGTCGAGGGCGACAACACCGCGGCGCTGCGCACCTATACCGGCCTAGGTTTTGAGGAACGCGAAAGACACGTCGCGTACGCGCTACGGTAA
- the pstS gene encoding phosphate ABC transporter substrate-binding protein PstS, whose translation MVAALSLTLSACGGEESSEAAGSSAGGGSGVQCDGKLQLKGSGSTAQANAMTVFKNTFAQDCTGANVDYSGNGSGQGITEFTSGLTNFGGSDSPLNADQAKKAEEKCGAPALNLPLVFGPIAVAYKLPGDVSVNLSAPTLAKIFSGAITKWNAPEIADENKGATLPDLPITVVFRSDESGTTENFQKYLASAAPAEWSADKKGKAFKGGTGQGASGNAAVAATVNKAEGTITYAEWSFAKAQKLQVANIITSAGPEAVKLSNESVGKTIEAAKFKTPGSKDLVIDTEGFYKPSTAGAYPIVLATYEIVCSKYADAEVGKGLKTFLKVAASKQAQDQLEGQGYAPIPESFRTTLTESIDSIQ comes from the coding sequence ATGGTGGCCGCCCTGTCCCTGACCCTCAGCGCGTGCGGCGGCGAGGAGTCGAGCGAGGCCGCCGGCAGCTCAGCCGGTGGCGGCTCCGGCGTGCAGTGCGACGGCAAGCTGCAGCTCAAGGGCAGCGGCTCGACGGCGCAGGCGAACGCCATGACCGTCTTCAAGAACACCTTCGCGCAGGACTGCACCGGCGCCAACGTCGACTACAGCGGCAACGGCTCCGGCCAGGGCATCACCGAGTTCACCTCCGGCCTGACCAACTTCGGCGGCTCCGACTCGCCGCTCAACGCCGACCAGGCCAAGAAGGCCGAGGAGAAGTGCGGTGCGCCGGCCCTGAACCTCCCCCTCGTCTTCGGCCCCATCGCCGTGGCCTACAAGCTGCCCGGCGACGTGTCGGTGAACCTGTCGGCGCCGACCCTGGCGAAGATCTTCAGCGGCGCGATCACCAAGTGGAACGCCCCCGAGATCGCCGACGAGAACAAGGGCGCCACGCTGCCCGACCTCCCGATCACCGTGGTCTTCCGCTCCGACGAGTCGGGCACCACCGAGAACTTCCAGAAGTACCTCGCGTCCGCCGCGCCGGCCGAGTGGTCCGCCGACAAGAAGGGCAAGGCCTTCAAGGGCGGCACCGGCCAGGGCGCGAGCGGCAACGCCGCCGTCGCCGCGACCGTGAACAAGGCCGAGGGCACCATCACCTACGCCGAGTGGAGCTTCGCCAAGGCGCAGAAGCTGCAGGTCGCGAACATCATCACCTCGGCCGGCCCCGAGGCCGTGAAGCTGTCGAACGAGTCGGTCGGCAAGACCATCGAGGCCGCCAAGTTCAAGACCCCCGGCAGCAAGGACCTCGTCATCGACACCGAGGGCTTCTACAAGCCGTCGACGGCCGGCGCCTACCCGATCGTGCTCGCGACCTACGAGATCGTGTGCTCCAAGTACGCGGACGCCGAGGTCGGCAAGGGCCTGAAGACCTTCCTCAAGGTCGCCGCCAGCAAGCAGGCGCAGGACCAGCTCGAGGGCCAGGGCTACGCCCCGATCCCCGAGTCCTTCCGCACCACGCTCACCGAGTCGATCGACTCGATCCAGTAA